Proteins co-encoded in one Sebastes fasciatus isolate fSebFas1 chromosome 11, fSebFas1.pri, whole genome shotgun sequence genomic window:
- the atg10 gene encoding ubiquitin-like-conjugating enzyme ATG10, which produces MSSCVALDEEDFRRCCQILLQQSEQLRDGWSWEAVQGSEEGYLRKTALRSVVIDSSPVWYQEGSGSDSEPHKEQSVLVASVDTDSIQGDIDDEAGEDDGVCTVSEGSSQVLQYEYHILHSCSYSTPVLYFRAVTQEGRSLSLEEVWSSVHPNFRHRLQNSPLNTITLQEHPLLGQPFFMLHPCRTEEFMRPVMQAAQDQHRTVNYVLSWLSVVGPVVGLDVPLKYSTQLNPAASLSSTKPD; this is translated from the exons ATGAGCTCGTGCGTCGCGCTGGATGAGGAGGACTTCCGTCGCTGCTGTCAGATCCTCCTGCAGCagtcagagcagctgagagacGGCTGGAGCTGGGAAGCAGTCCAG GGTTCAGAGGAGGGCTACCTGAGGAAGACTGCTCTCAGGTCGGTCGTCATTGACTCCAGCCCAGTGTGGTACCAGGAAGGATCCGGTTCAGACTCAGAGCCACACAAGGAACAG TCTGTCCTGGTTGCCTCAGTTGATACTGACAGCATCCAAGGTGACATAGATGATGAAGCTGGTGAAGATGATGGGGTCTGTACGGTGTCTGAAGGCAGCAGCCAGGTGCTTCAGTACGAGTATCACATCCTGCACTCCTGCAGCTACAGTACTCCCGTACTCTATTTCAGAGCCGTCACTCAGG AGGGGAGGAGCCTGTCGTTAGAGGAGGTGTGGAGCTCTGTTCATCCCAACTTCAGGCATCGACTTCAGAACAGCCCTCTGAATACAATCACCCTGCAG GAGCATCCCCTGCTGGGTCAGCCTTTCTTCATGCTCCACCCCTGTAGAACAGAGGAGTTCATGAGGCCTGTGATGCAGGCGGCTCAGGACCAACACAG gaCAGTGAACTACGTGTTGTCGTGGCTCAGTGTTGTTGGTCCTGTGGTGGGTCTGGACGTCCCTCTGAAGTATTCCACCCAGCTCAATCCTGCAGCCTCTCTGAGCAGCACCAAGCCAGACTGA
- the fam151a gene encoding protein FAM151A: MGEREANQRENIGMAERARPQSNRQGQKTDLYLGFLTKQQLIIISVAVGLVVLVIIITVAAVLGTKSGSSAPRPSFSTDGDMLDFLVQSGDISEPDGLLATWFHRANSKEEMNTALASGVMILEADITLEGYGTPSEKPIPIMAHPPAIYSNNTLDQWLDAVLASRKGMKLDFKSLRSVGLSLDLLTQKNSSRGINRPVWVNADILLGPNTPAFLPLINGTRFLQLIQEKFPDVTLSPGWKVAYAPPLFVKTYTRAMVEDMYDMIKDVPQKVTFPVHVMLVRSGWQHISWLLSQSSRFSLTLWQGSIHPNISDLLFVRENSHPARVYYDIYEPTLSAFKEASRQQGLLRRFYPGGDLMDFLYPDHNSDTDFLSTATQRNSLAVRWFRVTDQTSLLAQLSGGDGGMLVVQVASDSNRPGVPLVEGSGKSSAALTLQDVLQLLGQRAGAPWGVHLRISTQQLLEASLKLLHSAYSGERLYRPVWISMEGLQSTDNTKEFVATVERLFPYVTVVLAEQNWPPLIPGLSQRVALHLNAASLPAGQEAINSLMGMMDRYDLLVEEDTQSSAGAFAVFKGLMTQRRRANTNLYVISGQS; this comes from the exons ATGGGAGAGCGAGAGGCCAATCAGAGAGAAAACATAGGCATGGCAGAAAG GGCGAGGCCGCAGTCTAACCGCCAAGGACAAAAGACAGACCTTTATCTGGGCTttttaacaaaacaacaactgatAATCATATCTGTGGCTGTTGGACTCGTCGTCCTGGTGATTATCATCACGGTCGCAGCCGTGCTCGGCACAAAGTCAG GTTCCTCGGCTCCTCGGCCCTCGTTTTCTACCGACGGAGACATGCTGGACTTCCTGGTTCAGTCGGGTGACATCAGCGAACCCGACGGTCTGTTGGCTACCTGGTTTCACAGAGCTAACAGCAAGGAGGAAATGAACACGGCTCTCGCGA gtGGTGTTATGATCCTGGAGGCTGATATCACTCTGGAGGGTTATGGAACACCCAGTGAGAAGCCAATCCCTATCATGGCCCACCCTCCTGCCATCTACAGTAACAACACTCTGGACCAGTGGTTGGATGCTGTGCTGGCCTCTAGAAAAG gcatgAAGTTGGATTTTAAGTCTCTGAGATCGGTGGGTTTGTCATTGGACCTGCTTACTCAAAAGAACAGTAGCAGAGGAATAAACAGGCCTGTGTGGGTTAATGCTGACATCCTCCTAGGTCCCAACACACCAGCCTTCCTGCCTCTAATCAACGGAACCAG ATTTCTGCAGTTGATTCAGGAGAAGTTTCCAGATGTGACTTTGTCTCCTGGATGGAAG GTAGCCTACGCTCCTCCACTCTTCGTTAAAACCTACACCAGGGCCATGGTGGAAGACATGTACGATATGATCAAAGATGTCCCCCAAAAG GTGACGTTCCCGGTCCATGTCATGTTGGTTCGCAGTGGCTGGCAGCACATCAGCTGGCTCCTCAGCCAGTCGTCACG GTTCAGTCTGACATTGTGGCAAGGTTCGATTCACCCAAACATCAGTGACCTGCTGTTCGTTCGTGAGAACAGCCACCCCGCCAGGGTCTACTACGATATCTATGAGCCAACGCTGTCTGCATTCAAAGAGGCTTCAA GGCAGCAGGGCCTTCTGAGGAGATTCTATCCTGGAGGAGACCTGATGGACTTCCTCTATCCAGATCACAACTCAGACACCGACTTCCTGTCCACAGCCACACAACGCAACAGCCTGGCAGTCCGTTGGTTTAGAGTCACTGATCAGACCTCCCTGTTGGCTCAGCTCTCAG gtggTGATGGTGGCATGCTGGTGGTTCAGGTGGCCTCTGACAGTAACAGACCTGGAGTCCCTCTGGTTGAAGGTTCTGGAAAGAGCTCAGCGGCTCTCACACTGCAG gacGTCCTGCAGCTGCTCGGGCAGAGAGCTGGTGCACCCTGGGGTGTTCACCTGCGGATCTCCACTCAGCAGCTTCTGGAAGCTTCTCTCAAGCTGCTGCACTCGGCCTACAGCGGAGAGAGGCTCTACAGGCCTGTGTGGATCAGCATGGAGGGTTTACAGAGCACTGATAACACCAAG gAGTTTGTAGCCACAGTAGAGAGGCTGTTCCCGTACGTCACCGTCGTCCTGGCAGAGCAGAACTGGCCTCCTCTGATCCCAGGCTTGTCTCAGAGGGTGGCTCTACATCTCAACGCAGCGTCACTGCCGGCAGGACAGGAGGCGATTAACTCTCTGATGGGAATGATGGATAGATATGACCTGTTAGTGGAGGAGGACACACAAAGCAGCGCTGGAGCTTTCGCTGTCTTCAAAGGACTCATGACCCAGCGAAGGAGAGCTAACACAAACCTGTATGTGATATCTGGTCAATCCTAA
- the LOC141776446 gene encoding tripartite motif-containing protein 16-like, with the protein MAQKGVQLDQEEVSCSICLDLLKDPVTTSCGHSYCMNCIKGFWDGEEEKKIYSCPQCRQTFTPRPVLMKSTMLAVLVEKLKKTGLQAAPADHCYAGPEDVACDVCTGRKLKAFKSCLVCLASYCEKHLQPHYDSAPLKKHKLVEPSKKLQENICSRHDEVMKMFCRTDQQCICYLCSVDEHKGHDTVTAAAERTERQRELEVSRLNIQQRIQDREKDVKLLQQELEAVNRSADKAVEDSEKIFTKLIRLMEKRSCDVKQQVRSQQKSEVSRVKELQEKVEQEITELKRRDAELKLLSHTEDHDQFLLDYPSLSPLSESTHSSSINIRPLSYFEDVTAAVSEVRDKLQDVLREKWTNVSQTVTEVDVLLPQPEPKTRAGFLQYSREITLDPNTAHTELLLSDGNRKATLMREQQSYSSHPDRFTARRQVLSRESLTGRCYWEVERRGGGVHVAVAYKSIRRAGGWNECVFGRNDKSWALRCDDDSYIFWYNKGQTPVSGPQSSRVGVYLDHSAGILSFYSVSETMTLLHRVQTTFTEPLYAGLWLLYCDTTAELCKLK; encoded by the coding sequence atggcgcagaaaggagttcagctggaccaGGAAGAAGtctcttgttcgatctgtctggatctactgaaggatccggtgactacttcctgtggacacagctactgcatgaactgtattaaaggcttctgggatggagaagaagagaagaagatctacagctgccctcagtgtaggcagaccttcacaccgaggcctgtcctgatgaaaagcaccatgttagcagttttagtggagaaactgaagaagactggactccaagctgctcctgctgatcactgctatgctggacctgaagatgtggcctgtgatgtctgtactgggaggaaactgaaagccttcaagtcctgtctggtgtgtctggcctcttactgtgagaaacacctccagcctcattatgactcagctccattaaagaaacacaagctggtggagccctccaagaagctccaggagaacatctgctctcgtcacgatgaggtgatgaagatgttctgtcgtactgatcagcagtgtatctgttatctctgctctgtggatgaacataaaggccacgacaccgtcacagctgcagcagaaaggaccgagaggcagagagagctggaggtgagtcgactcaacatccagcagaggatccaggacagagagaaagatgtgaagctgctccaacaggagttggaggctgtcaatcgctctgctgataaagcagtggaggacagtgagaagatcttcaccaagctgatccgtctcatggagaaaagaagctgtgatgtgaagcagcaggtcagatcccagcagaaaagtgaagtgagtcgagtcaaagagcttcaggagaaggtggagcaggagatcactgagctgaagaggagagacgctgagctgaagctgctgtcacacacagaggatcacgaCCAGTTTCTACTCgactacccctcactgtcacctctcagtgaatctacacactcatccagcatcaatatccgtcctctgagctactttgaggacgtgacggcggctgtgtcagaagtcagagataaactacaggacgttctgagagagaaatggacaaacgtctcacagacagtgactgaagtggatgttttactgccacaaccagagcccaagaccagagctggattcttacaatattcacgagaaatcacactggatccaaacacagcacacacagagctgttattatctgacgggaacagaaaagcaacattaatgagAGAACAACAGTCTTattctagtcacccagacagattcactgcaAGGcgtcaggtcctgagtagagagagtctgactggacgttgttactgggaggtggagaggagagggggaggagttcatgtagcagtcgcatacaagagtatcaggagagcaggggggtggaatgaatgtgtgtttggacggaatgacaaatcttgggcgtTACGTTGTGACGATGACAGTTATATATTTTGGTACAACAAAGGCCAaacccccgtctcaggtcctcagtcctccagagtaggagtgtacctggatcacagtgcaggtattctgtccttctacagcgtctctgaaaccatgactctcctccacagagtccagaccacattcactgagcctctctatgctggactttgGCTTCTTTATTGTGATaccactgctgagttgtgtaaactgaaatag
- the LOC141776480 gene encoding tripartite motif-containing protein 16-like produces MKLRQSLLLLRGEMAQKGVQVEKETFSCSICLDLLRDPVTTSCGHSYCMNCIKSYWDGDDEKKIYSCPQCRQTFTPRPVMMKNTMLADLVEELKKTGLQAAPADHCYAGPEDVACDVCTGRKLKAFKSCLVCLVSYCEKHLQPHYDVAPLKKHKLVEPSKKLQENICSRHDEVMKIFCRTDQQCICYLCLMDEHKGHDTVSAAAERTERQRELEVSRLNIQQRIQDREKDVKLLQQEVKAVNRSADKAVEDSEKIFTELIRLMEKGSCDVKQQVRSQQKSEVSRVKELQEKLEQEITELKRRDAELKLLSHTEDHNQFLLNYPSLSPLSESTHSSSINIRPLSYFEDVTAAVSEVRDKLQDVLREKWTNVSQPVTEVDVLLPQPEPKTRAGFLKYSREITLDPNTAYTNLLLSEGNRKAILMPQQQSYFSHPDRFTGCFQVLSRESLTGRCYWEVKRRGRGVNVAVAYKSIRRAGGWYECGFGFNDKSWALDCNQNIFLYNNIKTPVSGPLSSRVGVYLDHSAGILSFYSVSETMTLLSRVQTTFTEPLYAGLCLPYYDVTAELCKLK; encoded by the coding sequence AtgaaactcagacagtcgttgctactactgagaggtgaaatggcgcagaaaggagttcagGTGGAGAAGGAAACCTtctcttgttcgatctgtctggatctactgagggatccggtgactacttcctgtggacacagctactgcatgaactgtattaaaagctACTGGGATGGAGatgatgagaagaagatctacagctgccctcagtgtaggcagaccttcacaccgaggcctgtcatgatgaaaaacaccatgttagcagatttagtggaggaattgaagaagactggactccaagctgctcctgctgatcactgctacgctggacctgaagatgtggcctgtgatgtctgcactgggaggaaactgaaagccttcaagtcctgtctggtgtgtctggtctcttactgtgagaaacacctccagcctcattatgatgtggctccattaaagaaacacaagctggtggagccctccaagaagctccaggagaacatctgctctcgtcacgatgaggtgatgaagattttctgtcgtactgatcagcagtgtatctgttatctctgcttaatggatgaacataaaggccacgacaccgtctcagctgcagcagaaaggaccgagaggcagagagagctggaggtgagtcgactcaacatccagcagaggatccaggacagagagaaagatgtgaagctgctccaacaggaggtgaaggctgtcaatcgctctgctgataaagcagtggaggacagtgagaagatcttcaccgagctgatccgtctcatggagaaaggaagctgtgatgtgaagcagcaggtcagatcccagcagaaaagtgaagtgagtcgagtcaaagagcttcaggagaagctggagcaggagatcactgagctgaagaggagagacgctgagctgaagctgctgtcacacacagaggatcacaaccagtttctactcaactacccctcactgtcaccactcagtgaatctacacactcatccagcatcaatatccgtcctctgagctactttgaggacgtgacggcggctgtgtcagaagtcagagataaactacaggatgttctgagagagaaatggacaaacgtctcacaaccagtgactgaagtggatgttttactgccacaaccagagcccaagaccagagctggattcttaaaatattcacgagaaatcacactggatccaaacacagcatacaCAAATCTGctattatctgaggggaacagaaaagcaataTTAATGCCACAACAACAGTCTTATTttagtcacccagacagattcactggatgttttcaggtcctgagtagagagagtctgactggacgttgttactgggaggtgaagaggagagggagaggagttaatgtagcagtcgcatacaagagtatAAGGAGAGCAGGGGGGTGGTATGAATGTGGGTTTGGAttcaatgacaaatcttgggcgtTAGATTGTaaccaaaatatatttttgtacaaCAATATCAAaacccccgtctcaggtcctctgtcctccagagtaggagtgtacctggatcacagtgcaggtattctgtccttctacagcgtctctgaaaccatgactctcctcagcagggtccagaccacattcactgagcctctctatgctggactttgTCTGCCTTATTATGATGTCACTGCagagttgtgtaaactgaaatag